From Candidatus Cloacimonadota bacterium, one genomic window encodes:
- a CDS encoding PorV/PorQ family protein: protein MIYDNKAQAEPLPMNWRMGLSYKILNSDFNKLTVNTDMNKLLANDDPIYKRIISAWIDNPKGDEWEAIIFNAGIEYVYLDLLSLRTGYISDRAGEIEGVSFGAGIHYTFSNKYDVSFDFAMQPGGDLQKYNQTFSVKVDF, encoded by the coding sequence ATCATTTACGATAACAAAGCTCAAGCCGAACCTCTTCCTATGAACTGGCGAATGGGTTTATCATATAAAATCCTGAATTCGGATTTTAATAAATTAACTGTTAATACTGATATGAATAAACTCCTGGCAAACGACGATCCTATATACAAACGAATTATTTCAGCCTGGATCGATAATCCCAAAGGAGATGAATGGGAAGCGATCATCTTTAATGCTGGGATTGAATATGTCTATCTTGATTTGCTCTCTTTAAGAACAGGATATATTTCCGATAGAGCAGGTGAAATCGAAGGCGTTTCTTTTGGAGCAGGAATTCATTACACTTTTTCAAACAAATATGATGTCTCTTTTGATTTTGCGATGCAGCCGGGTGGCGATCTTCAGAAATACAACCAGACCTTCTCCGTAAAAGTCGATTTTTAA